From Eubalaena glacialis isolate mEubGla1 chromosome 17, mEubGla1.1.hap2.+ XY, whole genome shotgun sequence, a single genomic window includes:
- the PCMTD1 gene encoding protein-L-isoaspartate O-methyltransferase domain-containing protein 1 isoform X1, translating into MGGAVSAGEDNDDLIDNLKEAQYIRTERVEQAFRAIDRGDYYLEGYRDSAYKDLAWKHGNIHLSAPCIYSEVMEALKLQPGLSFLNLGSGTGYLSTMVGLILGPFGVNHGIELHSDVVEYAKEKLESFIKNSDSFDKFEFCEPAFVVGNCLQIASDSHQYDRVYCGAGVQKDHEHYMKILLKVGGILVMPIEDQLTQIMRTGQNTWESKNILAVSFAPLVQPSKNDNGKPDSVGLPPCAVRNLQDLARIYIRRTLRNFINDEMQAKGIPQRAPPKRKRKRVKQRINTYVFVGNQLIPQPLDSEEDEKMEEDEEGEERERGEAQKLEEPPQNLLREKIMKLPLPESLKAYLTYFREK; encoded by the exons ATGGGAGGAGCTGTGAGTGCTGGGGAAGATAATGATGACTTGATTGATAACTTAAAAGAAGCGCAGTATATCCGCACTGAGCGAGTGGAGCAAGCCTTCAGAGCGATTGATCGCGGAGATTACTATTTGGAAGGCTACCGGGACAGTGCGTACAAAGACTTAGCCTGGAAGCATGGCAACATACACTTGTCAGCACCTTGCATTTATTCTGAAGTTATGGAAGCGTTGAAACTTCAACCAGGACTGTCTTTTCTTAACCTGGGAAGTGGAACCGGATATTTAAGTACAATGGTGGGCTTAATtttag GTCCTTTTGGAGTAAATCATGGGATTGAGCTTCATTCAGATGTGGTGGAGTATGCCAAGGAAAAACTGGAGAGCTTCATCAAAAATAGTGATAGCTTTGATAA ATTCGAGTTCTGTGAGCCTGCATTTGTGGTTGGTAATTGTCTCCAGATAGCATCCGACAGCCATCAGTATGATCGGGTCTACTGTGGGGCTGGAGTGCAGAAGGACCATGAGCACTACATGAAGATCCTGCTGAAGGTCGGGGGCATCCTCGTGATGCCTATAGAAGACCAG TTAACACAAATTATGCGAACTGGACAAAACACTTGGGAAAGTAAAAACATCCTTGCTGTGTCATTTGCCCCACTTGTGCAGCCGAGCAAGAATGACAATGGCAAACCAGATTCTGTGGGCCTCC CCCCCTGTGCTGTCAGGAATCTGCAGGACTTGGCTCGTATTTACATTCGACGCACACTTAGAAATTTCATAAATGATGAGATGCAGGCCAAGGGGATTCCTCAGAGGGCTCCgcccaaaaggaaaaggaagagggtcAAGCAGAGGATTAACACTTACGTCTTTGTGGGGAATCAGCTCATTCCTCAGCCTCTAGACAGTGAGGAGGATGAGAAGATGGAAGAAGAtgaagagggggaggagagagagcgcGGCGAAGCCCAGAAGCTGGAGGAGCCGCCCCAGAACCTGCTGAGGGAGAAGATCATGAAGCTCCCCCTGCCCGAGTCTTTGAAAGCTTACTTGACGTATTTTCGGGAAAAATAA
- the PCMTD1 gene encoding protein-L-isoaspartate O-methyltransferase domain-containing protein 1 isoform X2, which yields MKILLKVGGILVMPIEDQLTQIMRTGQNTWESKNILAVSFAPLVQPSKNDNGKPDSVGLPPCAVRNLQDLARIYIRRTLRNFINDEMQAKGIPQRAPPKRKRKRVKQRINTYVFVGNQLIPQPLDSEEDEKMEEDEEGEERERGEAQKLEEPPQNLLREKIMKLPLPESLKAYLTYFREK from the exons ATGAAGATCCTGCTGAAGGTCGGGGGCATCCTCGTGATGCCTATAGAAGACCAG TTAACACAAATTATGCGAACTGGACAAAACACTTGGGAAAGTAAAAACATCCTTGCTGTGTCATTTGCCCCACTTGTGCAGCCGAGCAAGAATGACAATGGCAAACCAGATTCTGTGGGCCTCC CCCCCTGTGCTGTCAGGAATCTGCAGGACTTGGCTCGTATTTACATTCGACGCACACTTAGAAATTTCATAAATGATGAGATGCAGGCCAAGGGGATTCCTCAGAGGGCTCCgcccaaaaggaaaaggaagagggtcAAGCAGAGGATTAACACTTACGTCTTTGTGGGGAATCAGCTCATTCCTCAGCCTCTAGACAGTGAGGAGGATGAGAAGATGGAAGAAGAtgaagagggggaggagagagagcgcGGCGAAGCCCAGAAGCTGGAGGAGCCGCCCCAGAACCTGCTGAGGGAGAAGATCATGAAGCTCCCCCTGCCCGAGTCTTTGAAAGCTTACTTGACGTATTTTCGGGAAAAATAA